One Cyprinus carpio isolate SPL01 chromosome B25, ASM1834038v1, whole genome shotgun sequence genomic region harbors:
- the LOC109109958 gene encoding uncharacterized protein LOC109109958 has protein sequence MLMIPELLQVQRYVLTYRFSQDHLELLFNSIRASGGWNNNPSACQFQGIFRRLMVRCGVSPGETGNVAAQDHTVSLSAVEMSSAETAEEHPSPFANISALVCDHSYLPTRFGGLVENALVYIAGFVVRQILQKLSCDVCRASLVRDARPASFDKSYHLLALKNNGGLVIPSQGTVKVLRAAERVIRQASAIQAPKLSTVTHIVREEIGTEDVFLLGDHIEETQFGIDNHQSDLLSLVVSVFVKIRLHHVAKLASLELQKGSTRKKLCKTVLFQGF, from the exons ATGCTGATGATTCCTGAACTGCTCCAAGTTCAGCGGTATGTGCTCACCTACAGGTTCAGCCAGGATCACTTGGAGCTCCTATTTAATTCAATCAGAGCGTCAG GCGGCTGGAATAACAATCCATCGGCATGCCAGTTCCAGGGCATCTTCCGCCGTCTGATGGTTCGGTGTGGTGTCTCACCTGGTGAGACAGGCAATGTGGCAGCACAAGATCACACTGTGTCCCTGTCTGCTGTGGAGATGTCCTCTGCTGAAACTGCTGAAGAGCACCCATCTCCATTCGCCAACATTTCAGCCCTTGTGTGTGACCACAGTTATCTCCCCACTCGGTTTGGTGGTCTGGTGGAAAATGCTCTGGTCTACATAGCAGGGTTTGTAGTCCGGCAGATTCTTCAAAAGCTGTCCTGTGATGTGTGCCGTGCAAGCTTGGTCAGAGATGCTAGACCAGCATCATTTGACAAGAGCTACCACCTTCTAGCCCTGAAAAACAACGGAGGCCTAGTGATTCCATCACAAGGCACAGTGAAG gtgCTGAGAGCTGCAGAGAGGGTGATCCGCCAAGCTTCAGCAATACAAGCTCCTAAGCTGTCAACAGTCACACACATTGTGCGGGAGGAGATTGGGACAGAGGATGTTTTCCTTCTTGGGGATCACATTGAGGAGACCCAGTTTGGCATTGACAACCATCAATCTGATTTGTTGTCATTGGTTGTGTCCGTGTTTGTAAAGATAAGGCTCCACCATGTTGCCAAACTCGCCTCTCTTGAACTACAGAAAGGGAGCACGAGAAAGAAGCTCTGCAAAACAGTCCTCTTTCAGgggttttag